DNA sequence from the Rattus rattus isolate New Zealand chromosome 2, Rrattus_CSIRO_v1, whole genome shotgun sequence genome:
GGACTTAAGTCTATCTGGTCATaattcttcccccttccctctacaAATCACATACCTGTCTGGAGAGTATTGGATCCTAGGAAGCCAAATTCTTACTATTAAACTAatgggtgggctggagagatggctcagcggttaagaacactgactgctcttccagaggtcctgagttcaattcccagcaaccacatggtggctcacaactgtctgtaacaggatctggtgtgcctgaagaaagtgacagtgtactcatataaataaataaatcttttttttttaaaaatgaccaaTGAACaatacaaatgaaatattttgtttcttacaTTGTTAAGATTCAAAAAAAACATTTGGGGCTGGGCTCTCATGGTACATACCTTGAATCCCAGAAgtcatgaagcagaggcaggtggatctctgagttcaaggcacaCCTGGttatacagagcaagttccaggacaactagggatACACAGGGAATTcctgtgtcagaaaaaaaatgacatttctgggagtctggagagatgacacaaATGGGCAAAGAGCTTGCCGTGCCAGCTTGAGTACCTGGGCTATAATCCCTGGTACCCATTGCTGCACAAATGGTGGCACCCACCATTAAATCCAGGACTTGGGAAGAGGGTTTGgtcaaggtcattttcagctaCACAGAGGGCtcaaggacatcctgggctaGAAGATTCTGCCTGAACAAAACAATAGTTGAACAAAGTAAAAAGTATTTAAAGATCAAAGCAACACtcattgtttgttttaattactgcaggaggaagaaaggaggaggaggaggaggaggaggaggaggaggaggaggaggaggaggaggaggaggaggaggaggaggaggagaattgaGAAGCAGCAAGATAACTCAGGAGATAATAGTTCCTGCTAACAAACCTAACAATTCTGAGTTTGATTACCCCGGACCCACTGGAAGTTGGGAATTGACAACCTCTAAGCTCCAGACATGTGCCTTGGCacacaaatgaaacacacacacacacacacacacacacacacacacacacacacacactctctctctctctctctctctctctctctctctctctaaaatgtAATGCAAGAACTTAAATCCATGTGTAACTATTCCAAATGTTTGTCTCTGTCACAGTTTTGACAAACACAAATGGTTTCATTTGATGTTCAGGCAACCTGAACTGACAATCCAATTGCTACTCATACCTACAGTACTTAGAGTCATCTTAAGTAACAGGAAAGAGGGCTATCCTCTACTCAGCCCTCTAGGTCAGGATTAGAGGGTGAAAGTCTTCATTGTCGAAtgcagagggaggaagatcagTTGACACATGGTGGTTAGggcctctgtgtgggtgctggaacagGGCATGGCGAGGATATGAATGACCCTTCGGGTATTTAGTTCCATGGGCAAAGGCCAAATTTACTACCTAGAgcggctggaggagctgagacagTGTCCAGCAAACTAGGGAAACATGTATCCCGGAGCCACCCCTTCTACTTACTCCAGGGGTAGCAACAGCCAGGGGAGGGCGCATGTGCGCAACCAGTGATTGGCTTCTCTGGGGACCAATGAGGTGCAGTGATTCTCCAAGCTCAACCAATAAGACCATGCAGTCATCTTCAACCAATGGGACCTCGAGTATCCTGGCCAGGCTGGCCCCGCCCTCCGTGCCTCCTGAAGCAGCACCAGGAACACCGCACACCGTACCGGTCGCCATCAAAGCTGGGTGCACAGAGGACACACTGTGGCCTGAAAAATTTTGCCggcttaaaaataaatagacaggTATTTCCCAAGCCCAAGGAGAGAAGCTAAATGGAATGAGGAAGGAGGGGTCATGGGCGGGACTCCTGAGGGAAAAAAGCAGACTGAGGGACCCCTCGGTCTGAGGAAGGAGCGCTAGAGGACCAGACTCCTGGCtctgaggaaggaaggctggggTCTGAGAGAGGGAAGTTGGGGATCTGGAAAGCTGAGTCAGAAGTGGGAAGGCTGGTGCCATGACCCcgaggtctgagggaggaggtcTGGGACCCAGTCTCctgagtctgagggaggagggataaGCCTGACCTCCTGGGTCTGAGAGAGGAGTCTGGCtactgggtctgagggaggagactAGAGTCTGGCTACTGGGTCTGAGGAAGGAGAGTAACAAGCCTGAGTCTGAAGGACCAGACACCGTCTGGCTACTGGGTCTGAGGGCGGAGGCTAATGTCTGGTCTGGCTACTAGGTCTGGGAGAGCAGGACTAGGGGTCTAGAATTCTGTGTCTGAGGGAGGAAGGTTGGGAGTCTCTAGAACGCTAAGTAAGACGGGTGAGGGGCAGAAGGGGAGTGGTACCCAGAttcctgggtctgagggaggaggcctAGGGGGTTTGGAATTCTGAGTCTGAAAGAGGAAAGCTGGAGCCCGAGATTCCAGGCTCTGAGGAAGTCAGACTGGGATCTGAATTcatgggtctgagggaggagactGGCTAACTGTGTCTGAGGGAAGAGGCTATGGTCTAATCTGGCCAACAGTGGCTGTGTCTAAGGGAAGAGGCTAAAGTCTGGTCTGGCTACTAGGTCTGAGAGAGGAGGCAAGGGTCTGTCTATTGAGTCTGAGGGAAGAAGCTAGGGATCTGGAACCCTGGGTCAAGGTGAAGGACTGAGTTTGAGGCCCTCAGCCTGTATTCTAGGCAGGGGAGGCTGGTGTGGGACCCCTATGTGTGAGGAAGAAGAACTAGATTCTCTTCCTCTTTTAGGAGTGCTGGGTTCTGGACTTTTGCTCTGAAGGAGAAGACTGGAGTCTATGTTTCAGTATCAAGGAGTGGAATTCCCTAGACTTCTGAGTTTGAGGAAATAGGCTGGCTGCCCAGAATCATGTGTCCTTTGGGAGGAAAGTATCTGGAACTCAAACTCCTGAATCCTAGGATGAAGAGGACAGTGCCCTCAGAATTGGAGTTCTGCTGGAGCTGGGTCCTAAGGGCTGAGAGGCTGAGGCCTTGAGAGGTTTCTGCTGTTAAGTTTAAGCCCCTGAGGTTTAAAGCAGAAGACTCTCTTACCCCATTCTCCTGTGTGTAGAAGTTGAAGAAAGACAGTTGCCAAATTCCTATTGTTTAACGATAGGTGGCTTGGGTCTTAGAGCTGTGGAAACTTAGGTACAATCAACCTGTGACCTTGCTATTAACACACAAGCTACTTCAAGACAGACTTCATGGTCTCGCACACCATAAACCTACCACAAAGTGGACACTTGGAGAAAAGTAAGATTTAATCCCTGTCTGCCTGGCTGAATTGTGTGCTGTTCTCCATCAGTTCCCAGGTCCTGATCAGCTCTTCCCAAACTCAGAGAAGCCATGGGAGCCTGCCGCATCCAGTACATCCTGCTCGTCTTTCTTCTGATAGCCTCTCGTTGGACTCGTACGTATGGAGGATCAGAGGATAGTGGGGAAGGGTCACCCCACAGAGAagggcaattttatttttttctcatcttcccAGTGGTCCAAAATATCTACTGTGAGGTGAGTCGAACCCTGAGTTTGGAAGACAATCCAAGTGGTACCTTTAACTGGACTTCAAAGGCTGAGAAGTGCAATCCTGGAGAATTTTGCCAAGAAACGGTACTGTTGATTAAAGCAGGTAAGGTGAGAAGAGAATGGTGGGCCTCCACAGTTCCTCATTGCTGCCTCATTGCTGCAGTCCTGTGGTCCGGTTTGGCCTCCAGGCCTAATGCCTTGCCTGtcttctcagcttcctttccctcttctccctctccctcccactgacTTGTGTTTATCGCTAATCTCGAGACCCTGTGGCAATAAAATGGCAGCTGGGAAGCCAGCCCAGTCAGTAAGGTGCGCGTCTTGGATGCATACGGATCACAGttgaatcccagaacccacataaaatggccaggcatggtgacatgagCTTGCAGTCCCAGCGCcgggggaggcagagacggggatCCCTTGGCCTTGAGGGGGAGAATAGCTGCATCATCTACTTTCTCCCTGCTGAGCATGGGGCCCACCATTCAccttctctacttcctgtgtcACAGAAGGAACCAAGACCGCCATTTTGGCCAGTAAGAGCTGTGTCCCTCAAGGAACAGAGACGATGACATTCGTTCAGTACACGGCccctcctgggctggtggccatCTCCTACAGTAACTACTGCAATGACTCCCTCTGCAACAACAGGAACAACTTAGCTTCAATCTTGCAAGCACCAGAGCCCACAGGTACCTGGGACATGGGGGTGAGCACTAAGGTGTTGGTCTGTCTTCTCTGTGCTTCTGCTCAGCCTAAGCTCTCTGTGGGCTAAACACGGGTCCTTTTCCCAGTTGTTGTTACTGAAGCCCCTCCCAGACTCACATTAGAATTGTAACACCATAGATGGGAGCCAGCAGTAGATAAGGTGCTTGCCCCacaagccagaggacctgagttggatttCCCAtaactcatataaaaaaaaaagaaaagaaaagaaaatgccaggtACGGTGCCTGAGCTTGTTATCCCAGCTCTTGGAGGTAGAGGGAGACAGGAGCATCATCCTTTTGGTTTACTTGCCAACCAGTCTTGGCCTAATTGGTGGGCACCAgggcagtgagagaccctggatCAAAGGACAGAATTCCTGAGGATGACACCTGAGGCTGCCCTCGGGCCTCCACACATTATGCACCCACATTTACCCCACACAGACGCTcatgcaccatacacacacacatttaaaggtgattttttttttaatgcagatgGTACAAGTGTTggtttgtgaaaaataaaaataaaataaaacatttcacccCTGCCTGCGCCTACCACCCCAACAGCAGCCCTGTCCCCACCTCAGTCTCAGCCCACGCTCACATACAGCCTCCTTCTCCGCTAGGATGTCAGCTCCTTGAAGATGTCCGCTCAGCCCTGAGAGTTAGGCATCCCTCCGTTTCTTGACTTGGAATGTAGTGCCTGATTCGTAACACCGCTGCTTGCCCACAAATCTTTCTGCTAGAACTGTCCCTTCTCCTCAGTCACCACGTCTAAGCAGAGTGTGGAAGTCATGTGGTCCCTGGGGTTGCTTttttagtgtgcgtgtgtgcgtgcacgcgtgtgGAAGTGGGAAGACAGCTTTAGAGAGTtgattccctccttccacctttgcGTGGGTACTGAGACTTGGACTTGGGTGTTCAGGCTTGCACCACGAATGCCTTTACCCTCTGCATCGTCTCCACAGCCCAGTGGCTGAGGTtctgaagaagagaaaaccaaTCAAAGGAGTAGATGGGATTCAGTAATGGTCTGGGGTTAGTGGGGCCCCGACAAGCCGCGGACCGGGGAGAGACAACAGGCAGGACAGGC
Encoded proteins:
- the LOC116894487 gene encoding testis-expressed protein 101; protein product: MGACRIQYILLVFLLIASRWTLVQNIYCEVSRTLSLEDNPSGTFNWTSKAEKCNPGEFCQETVLLIKAEGTKTAILASKSCVPQGTETMTFVQYTAPPGLVAISYSNYCNDSLCNNRNNLASILQAPEPTETSNMSGARHCPTCLALEPCSSAPSMPCANGTTQCYQGRVELSGGGMDSVVHVKGCTTAIGCRLMAKMESVGPMTVKETCSYQSFLRPRVAEIGASWMPTSLWVLELLLPALSLPLIYFP